A genome region from Thalassotalea euphylliae includes the following:
- a CDS encoding glycosyltransferase family 9 protein, whose product MIAPKKLCILRLSAIGDVCHAVAMVQAIQRQHPDCEITWVIGKVEAMLLSELPGVKFVVFDKKAGWQGYMALRKALAGQVFDVLLHMQVALRASIASSMIKAKTRIGFDRARAKEGQWLFTNSQIQPQAEPHVLDGFMGFAQQLGVSDTTPYWHMPISDEQQLWASEQLVSDKPIAIICPAASKAERNWLAQRYGEIAYHLHQQGFAVVLCGGPTELEQKLATIIQANCPEPLLNLVGKTSLVQLAACLKLAHLVIAPDTGPAHMAVTVGTPVIGLYAHSNPKRTGPYLYPQYVVSYYQQAIQAQYHQPVSKLPWGVRAKGDDLMENISVEQVKDKIRQLIADLYPELSNIP is encoded by the coding sequence ATGATCGCTCCAAAAAAACTCTGTATTTTACGTTTATCCGCTATTGGCGATGTTTGTCATGCAGTTGCTATGGTGCAAGCGATCCAGCGACAGCATCCTGATTGCGAAATCACTTGGGTGATCGGCAAAGTCGAAGCCATGCTGTTAAGCGAATTACCCGGTGTGAAATTTGTCGTTTTCGATAAAAAAGCCGGCTGGCAAGGCTATATGGCATTGCGCAAAGCCTTGGCAGGCCAAGTGTTTGATGTGTTGTTGCATATGCAAGTTGCACTGCGCGCTAGTATTGCCAGCTCAATGATTAAGGCAAAAACGCGCATTGGCTTTGACCGCGCTCGTGCCAAGGAAGGGCAATGGTTGTTTACTAACAGCCAAATTCAGCCGCAAGCTGAGCCTCATGTGTTAGACGGCTTTATGGGTTTTGCCCAGCAACTTGGGGTGAGTGATACAACACCATACTGGCATATGCCAATCAGTGATGAGCAGCAACTATGGGCGAGTGAGCAGCTTGTGAGTGATAAGCCGATTGCAATTATTTGTCCTGCGGCTAGCAAGGCTGAGCGCAATTGGTTGGCACAGCGTTATGGTGAAATTGCCTACCACCTGCACCAGCAGGGCTTTGCTGTTGTACTTTGTGGCGGCCCAACAGAGCTTGAACAGAAGTTAGCGACCATTATTCAAGCCAATTGCCCTGAGCCTTTATTGAATTTGGTTGGTAAAACTTCGCTTGTGCAATTAGCTGCTTGTTTGAAATTGGCACACTTGGTAATTGCGCCTGACACAGGGCCTGCTCATATGGCGGTTACCGTTGGTACACCTGTCATTGGCTTGTATGCACACAGCAACCCTAAACGCACTGGTCCATACTTGTACCCACAATATGTTGTCAGCTACTACCAGCAAGCCATTCAAGCGCAATATCATCAGCCGGTTAGTAAACTTCCTTGGGGGGTAAGAGCGAAAGGTGATGATTTAATGGAAAACATTTCTGTTGAACAGGTGAAAGATAAAATTCGACAGCTAATCGCCGATCTCTACCCAGAGCTATCAAACATACCTTAA
- a CDS encoding TetR/AcrR family transcriptional regulator, with amino-acid sequence MKTWDKIIQASIELFNEHGERNVTTNHIAAHLGISPGNLYYHFRNKEDIILSIYEQYARNLILDTFPLMSDDIEPLDAIILYMDAVFQAMSKFRFFYANLPVLLAKNPSLREKYVEVQELISKRVSDMMISLRDAGMINFNDEELPDLVSILRLVNTFWLSFYQTQNMENEIDASVFYEGVLKILVILKPYTTEKALPEFLKARELYLARHEEARLAG; translated from the coding sequence ATGAAAACATGGGATAAAATTATTCAAGCTAGTATCGAATTGTTTAATGAACATGGAGAGCGCAATGTCACTACAAATCACATTGCCGCACATTTAGGTATTAGCCCAGGCAATCTCTATTATCACTTCAGAAACAAAGAAGACATTATTCTGTCGATATACGAACAATATGCGCGTAACTTAATTCTCGATACGTTCCCGTTAATGTCTGACGATATCGAACCGCTTGATGCGATTATTTTGTATATGGATGCGGTTTTTCAGGCGATGTCTAAGTTCCGTTTCTTTTATGCAAATCTTCCTGTATTGCTGGCAAAGAATCCATCATTGCGAGAGAAGTATGTTGAGGTTCAGGAGCTGATCAGTAAGCGAGTGAGCGATATGATGATTTCATTACGCGACGCTGGCATGATTAACTTTAACGATGAAGAGCTCCCTGATCTTGTTAGCATTTTGCGTTTGGTAAATACTTTCTGGTTAAGTTTCTACCAAACACAGAATATGGAAAATGAGATTGATGCCTCAGTATTCTACGAAGGGGTGTTGAAGATTCTCGTTATCTTAAAACCTTACACCACAGAAAAAGCGCTACCTGAATTTCTAAAAGCCCGCGAATTGTATTTAGCGCGCCATGAAGAAGCCCGTTTAGCTGGCTAG
- a CDS encoding 3-deoxy-D-manno-octulosonic acid kinase — MNLDAIVNSGLASLVKEPHQWLLYNKQFAHLLNNEMFDSDYWQNQNAVTGSAQGRGTTYFVKCEAHDWVLRHYYRGGLIGKLIHDSYLYTGINNTRAVKEHILLSQLAQWQLPAPRPVACRIRRNGLSYRADIISERINNAEDLYTRLLREPLTDELWQRIGKTIAAFHQKGVYHHDLNIHNILLDNKQQVWLIDFDQGEIRSGGDWQQANVARLLRSFHKEKTKHPAIHWQDAHWQLLEQSYQQTLK; from the coding sequence TTGAACCTCGATGCAATTGTAAATTCTGGACTTGCCTCACTTGTAAAAGAACCGCACCAATGGCTGCTTTACAACAAACAATTTGCCCATTTGTTAAACAATGAAATGTTCGACAGTGACTATTGGCAGAATCAGAACGCCGTGACCGGCAGTGCACAGGGGCGCGGCACAACCTACTTTGTCAAATGCGAAGCGCATGATTGGGTGCTCAGACATTACTATCGCGGCGGCTTGATTGGCAAACTTATCCATGACAGTTATTTGTACACTGGCATCAATAACACCCGCGCAGTTAAAGAGCACATTCTGTTGAGCCAACTGGCTCAATGGCAATTACCAGCGCCACGACCTGTTGCTTGTCGAATTCGTCGCAATGGGCTGAGTTACCGCGCAGACATTATCTCTGAGCGGATTAACAACGCGGAAGATCTCTACACGCGATTGTTACGCGAACCATTAACAGACGAACTTTGGCAACGTATTGGCAAGACCATTGCGGCTTTTCACCAAAAAGGTGTATATCATCACGATCTGAACATTCACAACATCTTATTAGATAACAAACAGCAGGTTTGGCTGATTGATTTTGACCAAGGTGAAATACGTTCGGGTGGCGATTGGCAACAAGCTAATGTGGCAAGGCTGTTAAGATCTTTTCACAAAGAAAAAACCAAGCACCCTGCTATTCATTGGCAAGATGCACATTGGCAGTTACTCGAGCAAAGCTATCAGCAAACGCTCAAGTAA
- a CDS encoding nuclear transport factor 2 family protein, translating to MLANWHEMIKTRDINMLPKILADNVVLHSPIIHRPVEGKKMVGMYLTAALHTFANKAFTYDREFLCENGAVLEFSTEIDGIFVNGIDMITWNDSGEIIDFKVMVRPLKAINLINERMTALLEQYKAQQQV from the coding sequence ATGTTAGCCAACTGGCACGAAATGATTAAAACACGTGATATCAATATGTTACCAAAAATACTGGCAGATAACGTGGTACTGCACTCACCGATTATTCATCGTCCAGTAGAAGGTAAAAAAATGGTTGGTATGTATTTAACAGCCGCTCTCCATACTTTTGCCAATAAAGCCTTTACCTATGATCGAGAATTCCTTTGTGAAAATGGCGCAGTACTCGAATTTAGCACGGAAATTGATGGCATTTTTGTCAATGGTATCGATATGATCACGTGGAACGATTCGGGCGAAATTATTGATTTTAAAGTCATGGTAAGGCCGCTCAAGGCAATCAATTTAATTAACGAACGTATGACAGCCTTGCTTGAACAATATAAAGCGCAGCAACAAGTATAA
- the tdh gene encoding L-threonine 3-dehydrogenase: MKSLAKLHAKEGIWMTDSPMPELGHNDLLIKIKKTAICGTDIHIYNWDEWSQKTIPVPMVVGHEYAGEVVGIGQEVKGFAIGDRVSGEGHITCGHCRNCRGGRTHLCRNTVGVGVDRTGCFAEYLVIPAYNAFKLPDEISDELAAIFDPFGNAVHTALSFDLVGEDVLITGAGPIGIMAAAVVKHVGARHVVITDINEYRLDLARQMGATRAVDVSKQKLSDVMAELGMTEGFDVGLEMSGVPVAFHDMLENMNNGGKIAMLGIPGQDMAIDWSKVIFKGLTIKGIYGREMFETWYKMASLIQSGLDLTPIITHQYSVDDFQQGFDVMRSGHSGKVILDWQS; encoded by the coding sequence ATGAAATCTTTAGCTAAGTTACATGCCAAAGAAGGCATTTGGATGACCGACTCGCCAATGCCTGAGTTAGGTCACAATGATTTATTAATCAAGATTAAGAAAACGGCCATTTGCGGCACCGACATTCATATTTACAACTGGGATGAGTGGTCTCAGAAAACTATTCCGGTTCCTATGGTTGTAGGGCATGAATACGCCGGAGAAGTTGTCGGCATAGGTCAAGAAGTTAAAGGCTTTGCTATTGGCGATAGAGTGTCTGGCGAAGGGCATATTACTTGTGGTCACTGCCGCAATTGTCGTGGTGGTCGTACGCACTTGTGTCGCAATACCGTCGGCGTTGGTGTTGACCGCACTGGCTGCTTTGCAGAGTACCTAGTGATCCCCGCTTACAATGCATTTAAATTGCCGGATGAAATATCTGATGAACTAGCTGCCATTTTTGATCCGTTTGGTAATGCGGTACACACTGCGCTGTCTTTCGATCTTGTTGGTGAAGATGTGCTGATCACAGGAGCAGGGCCAATTGGCATTATGGCCGCTGCAGTGGTAAAACATGTTGGCGCGCGTCATGTGGTGATCACGGATATTAATGAGTACCGTCTTGATTTAGCAAGACAAATGGGCGCTACTCGTGCAGTTGATGTGTCAAAGCAAAAGCTGAGCGATGTCATGGCTGAGTTAGGCATGACAGAAGGCTTTGACGTTGGCTTGGAGATGTCTGGTGTACCTGTTGCATTCCATGACATGCTCGAAAATATGAATAATGGTGGCAAAATTGCCATGCTCGGTATTCCTGGCCAAGATATGGCAATTGACTGGAGCAAGGTGATTTTTAAAGGGTTAACAATCAAAGGTATTTATGGCCGTGAGATGTTCGAAACCTGGTACAAAATGGCTAGCCTGATACAGTCTGGCTTAGATCTAACGCCTATCATTACACATCAATATTCAGTAGATGACTTCCAGCAAGGTTTTGATGTGATGCGCTCTGGTCATTCAGGAAAAGTTATTTTGGACTGGCAATCATAG
- a CDS encoding alpha/beta hydrolase produces MKLPIIFPALCSILFSFASNVSALQTNSSTRAAGINIEGDNASDALNLMAEVSITTKDKFTLSADYYEGSPRSDGFLLLHGCQSDRQSLTPIAKLLAEQGHHVLSMDLRGYGKSTSEQYSHANIKRNTKDIINYQQRMAQLMAYWEEDVLAGYEHLATKLAKENNISILSVGCAARYAVSTAEQLYVANMALLSPDMDYATKERYKNLRDIASFFISSVHHVQSYQTAKELFEWNGHDRSTMLLYKGNYAGNHLLRRNKSLAIDIAHWLSERAK; encoded by the coding sequence ATGAAACTACCTATTATTTTTCCCGCTTTGTGCTCTATTTTATTTTCGTTCGCTTCTAATGTAAGTGCGTTGCAAACTAACTCAAGCACTAGGGCAGCAGGTATTAACATAGAAGGTGATAATGCGAGTGACGCGCTGAACTTGATGGCTGAAGTGAGTATCACCACTAAAGATAAATTTACCTTAAGCGCTGATTATTATGAGGGCTCGCCGCGCAGCGATGGCTTTTTGTTATTGCACGGGTGCCAGTCTGATCGCCAATCGCTAACCCCTATTGCTAAGCTATTGGCTGAGCAAGGTCATCACGTATTATCAATGGATTTGCGCGGCTATGGTAAAAGCACTTCAGAGCAATATTCACATGCCAACATTAAGCGTAATACCAAAGACATCATTAATTACCAGCAACGTATGGCGCAACTGATGGCGTACTGGGAAGAAGACGTACTCGCTGGCTATGAGCATCTCGCGACTAAGCTAGCTAAAGAAAACAATATCTCAATTTTGTCTGTTGGCTGCGCGGCTCGCTATGCTGTTTCAACAGCTGAGCAGTTATACGTTGCGAACATGGCGCTACTCAGCCCAGATATGGACTATGCCACCAAAGAGCGTTACAAAAACTTAAGAGATATCGCGAGTTTCTTTATTAGCTCAGTGCATCATGTACAAAGCTACCAAACGGCCAAAGAGCTGTTTGAATGGAATGGTCACGATCGCTCAACAATGTTGCTCTACAAGGGTAATTATGCGGGCAACCACTTGCTGCGCCGCAATAAGTCATTGGCAATTGATATTGCCCACTGGCTAAGTGAAAGAGCGAAGTAG
- the ubiA gene encoding 4-hydroxybenzoate octaprenyltransferase translates to MTTLSWQAIKQITRIDKPIGTYLLLWPTYWALWVASDGLPDGILLLIFTMGVVIMRSAGCVINDFADRKVDGKVKRTEQRPLVSGLMTPEQAIMLFGFLIGAAMALAINLSWLTIQYAVVALVLATSYPFMKRYTHLPQVVLGAAFSWGMIMAFAEIQGHVPTVAWLLFAANLLWTVAYDTMYAMVDRDDDLKIGVKSTAILFGRNDIRIIGFLQLMVLAILLTVGEIMAFGWPYQLSLVVVAGLFCFQQILIKDRLREPCFKAFLNNHYVGLAVFVGLVIEYWGF, encoded by the coding sequence ATGACGACGTTAAGTTGGCAGGCGATTAAGCAGATCACTCGCATCGACAAACCCATCGGTACTTATTTATTGTTGTGGCCGACCTATTGGGCGTTGTGGGTGGCGTCAGACGGCTTACCAGATGGTATCTTGCTGTTGATTTTCACTATGGGTGTGGTGATTATGCGCAGCGCTGGCTGTGTCATTAATGATTTTGCTGATCGTAAAGTCGATGGCAAAGTAAAGCGTACCGAGCAGCGTCCCTTGGTATCGGGTTTAATGACACCTGAGCAGGCGATTATGCTGTTTGGCTTTTTGATTGGTGCGGCAATGGCCCTTGCCATAAACCTTAGTTGGCTCACCATTCAATATGCTGTGGTGGCGCTGGTTTTGGCAACCAGTTACCCGTTTATGAAACGCTATACTCATTTACCGCAAGTGGTGCTTGGTGCAGCATTTAGTTGGGGCATGATAATGGCGTTTGCTGAAATTCAGGGGCATGTACCGACCGTAGCCTGGCTTTTGTTTGCGGCAAACCTATTGTGGACAGTGGCCTACGATACCATGTACGCCATGGTGGATAGGGACGATGACTTGAAAATAGGGGTGAAATCAACGGCTATTTTATTTGGCCGCAACGATATTCGAATTATTGGCTTTTTGCAGTTAATGGTCTTGGCCATTTTGCTAACCGTTGGTGAGATTATGGCGTTTGGTTGGCCATATCAGTTGTCACTAGTGGTGGTTGCTGGGCTATTTTGTTTTCAACAAATTTTGATTAAAGACCGACTGCGAGAGCCTTGTTTTAAAGCGTTTCTAAATAACCACTATGTTGGTTTAGCGGTTTTTGTTGGCTTGGTGATTGAATACTGGGGTTTTTGA
- a CDS encoding glycine C-acetyltransferase: MSSTFYAHLQEQIDQVKADGLYKAERIITTAQQAEIAVTSGEEVINFCANNYLGLANHPALIDAAKSGLDDHGFGMASVRFICGTQDIHKTLEQKLSDFLGMEDTILYSSCFDANAGLFETLLGPEDAIISDALNHASIIDGVRLCKAKRFRYANNDMAELEARLQEADEAGARFKLIATDGVFSMDGVIANLKAVCDLADKYNALVMVDDSHAVGFVGDKGRGSHEFCDVMGRVDIITGTLGKAMGGASGGYTSGRKEIVEWLRQRSRPYLFSNSLAPAIVSASIRVLDLLADGDDLRKTLRENQSYFRTQMEAAGFTCAGADHAIVPVMIGDAALASKMADKLLAEGIYVIGFSFPVVPKGQARIRTQISAAHTRAQLDKAIAAFTRIGQELGVISAS, encoded by the coding sequence ATGTCATCGACCTTTTATGCGCATCTACAAGAGCAAATAGATCAAGTTAAAGCCGACGGCTTGTATAAAGCTGAACGCATTATTACAACAGCACAACAAGCTGAAATTGCGGTTACGAGTGGCGAAGAAGTTATTAATTTCTGTGCTAATAATTATTTAGGCTTGGCAAATCACCCTGCGTTAATTGACGCGGCAAAATCGGGCTTAGATGATCATGGTTTTGGTATGGCGTCTGTACGTTTTATCTGTGGTACGCAAGATATTCACAAAACGCTTGAGCAAAAGTTAAGTGACTTCTTAGGCATGGAAGATACCATTTTGTATTCTTCTTGTTTCGATGCTAATGCCGGTCTATTTGAAACCTTATTGGGGCCAGAAGACGCGATTATTTCTGATGCGTTAAATCATGCCTCAATTATCGACGGCGTTCGTTTGTGTAAAGCAAAGCGTTTTCGTTATGCCAATAACGATATGGCAGAGCTAGAAGCAAGATTGCAAGAAGCCGATGAAGCTGGTGCTCGTTTCAAACTGATTGCGACCGATGGTGTGTTCTCAATGGATGGTGTTATTGCTAACTTGAAGGCCGTTTGTGATTTAGCTGATAAATACAACGCTTTAGTGATGGTGGATGATTCACATGCCGTTGGTTTTGTTGGTGACAAAGGTCGAGGCAGTCATGAGTTTTGCGATGTAATGGGCCGTGTCGATATTATTACTGGCACCTTAGGCAAAGCGATGGGCGGCGCTTCCGGCGGTTACACTTCGGGTCGAAAAGAAATTGTTGAATGGCTACGTCAGCGTTCGCGCCCTTATTTATTCTCAAACTCATTAGCACCAGCCATTGTTTCTGCGTCAATTCGCGTGCTGGATTTGTTGGCAGACGGCGATGACTTACGTAAAACCTTACGTGAAAACCAAAGCTACTTCCGCACGCAAATGGAAGCTGCTGGCTTTACCTGTGCTGGCGCAGATCATGCGATTGTGCCTGTGATGATTGGGGATGCGGCATTAGCCAGTAAAATGGCAGATAAGTTATTGGCCGAAGGTATTTACGTGATTGGCTTTTCGTTCCCTGTCGTTCCGAAAGGGCAAGCACGAATTCGCACACAAATTTCAGCAGCACACACTCGTGCACAATTAGACAAGGCGATTGCGGCCTTTACACGCATTGGCCAAGAGCTAGGTGTGATCTCAGCGAGCTAG
- a CDS encoding flagellar basal body-associated protein FliL, with protein MKKLFLLLLLASSSLAVKASDYVYYGFQPDIVTNYVAVKKKLGYVRLTVELMIEGSGNLEAVEHHAPLLRDAIINIIGQQPEEKIKSINGRQQIQRECEAKVKELLTQETGQPLVKRLMFTQWLDN; from the coding sequence ATGAAAAAACTCTTCCTGCTGTTGTTACTCGCTTCTTCCTCGTTAGCAGTTAAAGCATCCGATTACGTTTATTATGGCTTCCAGCCAGATATCGTAACTAACTATGTTGCGGTCAAGAAAAAGCTCGGCTATGTCCGATTAACAGTAGAGTTAATGATTGAAGGAAGTGGAAACCTAGAAGCCGTTGAGCACCATGCCCCACTGCTGCGCGATGCCATAATCAACATTATTGGCCAGCAACCGGAAGAAAAAATAAAGTCAATTAATGGCAGACAACAAATCCAACGGGAATGTGAAGCTAAGGTAAAAGAGCTACTTACACAGGAAACTGGCCAGCCTTTGGTTAAAAGATTAATGTTTACCCAGTGGCTCGATAACTAG
- a CDS encoding chorismate--pyruvate lyase family protein — MISFVMFDYTRLFPVTLNANWLTEPHLPLSPELKSWLYDGGSLTARLKEHCHQFEVIVLGQSEQLCSAQEACSHIKEGESVIVREVLLLCDGKPQVFARSLMPLSTLTGDEACLAGLGNMPLGQAIFNSPHLQRGEFSVAKFSSQSNVAQLAEQLELTPQHELWGRRSIFFLHDKPLAVAEVFLPQALAYQAMEASA; from the coding sequence ATGATTTCTTTTGTTATGTTCGACTATACACGTCTATTCCCCGTGACCTTAAATGCCAACTGGCTGACCGAGCCACATTTGCCATTATCGCCAGAGCTTAAATCTTGGTTGTATGACGGTGGTTCTTTGACGGCAAGGTTAAAGGAACATTGTCATCAATTTGAAGTGATTGTATTGGGTCAATCAGAGCAACTTTGCAGCGCCCAAGAAGCTTGCAGCCATATTAAAGAAGGTGAATCGGTTATCGTGCGCGAAGTGTTATTGTTATGCGATGGCAAACCACAAGTGTTTGCTCGCAGCTTGATGCCACTTTCCACATTAACAGGAGACGAAGCTTGCTTAGCTGGGCTAGGCAATATGCCGTTAGGGCAGGCTATCTTTAATAGTCCGCATTTACAGCGTGGTGAGTTTTCTGTCGCTAAATTTTCATCACAGAGTAATGTCGCTCAGCTAGCTGAACAACTTGAGTTGACGCCACAGCACGAGCTTTGGGGCCGTCGTTCTATCTTCTTTTTACACGATAAACCGCTAGCCGTCGCGGAAGTATTCCTTCCTCAAGCGTTGGCGTATCAAGCAATGGAGGCAAGTGCATAG
- the waaA gene encoding lipid IV(A) 3-deoxy-D-manno-octulosonic acid transferase codes for MALLTYRLLLIFLLPVVLLAAILRSLSQPAYRQRLHERLGIVPNKFRSGGIVIHGASVGEVLALKPFINQCLAEFPNLPITVTTFTPTGSEQVQKIFGDRVQHCYLPLDVWPCTTMFLTKLKPKALVVMETELWPNLVAQAHKLNTKLLLINGRISDKSVTSYQKFSALIKPCLAKFDQVLAQSEANKERLIALGARQAHCHNIGNLKYDISEGSDTKVKYQTLSPMFPQARPVWLLASSHEGDEQLVLDAYRKAREAHSELLLVIVPRHPERFDKVAQLLAQEGFSYQRRSNAQPIMSETQVWLMDSLGELLAAYQLANIVTIGGTFSTIGGHNPLEPALYQKPTIVGSDMANFAEVHQQLVQQNGIITLAHQDNKQQLALQLSQQVRQLLVNNTQAQTLGSNAYQVVKANQGCSERTLAALKTELS; via the coding sequence TTGGCACTGCTAACCTACCGACTGCTTCTTATTTTCCTACTACCTGTTGTGTTGCTCGCGGCAATATTGCGCTCATTAAGCCAGCCAGCTTATAGACAAAGGCTACACGAGCGACTAGGTATAGTGCCCAATAAGTTTCGTTCAGGCGGTATTGTTATTCATGGCGCAAGTGTCGGTGAAGTTTTGGCACTTAAACCTTTTATTAATCAGTGCTTAGCTGAATTTCCCAATTTACCCATAACGGTTACCACATTTACGCCGACAGGCTCAGAACAAGTGCAAAAAATTTTCGGTGATCGGGTTCAGCATTGCTACCTCCCGCTCGATGTGTGGCCGTGCACTACAATGTTTCTAACCAAGCTCAAACCCAAAGCTTTAGTGGTCATGGAAACCGAGCTTTGGCCCAATTTAGTGGCACAAGCGCATAAACTAAATACCAAATTACTGCTGATCAACGGTCGGATTTCAGATAAATCGGTAACTAGCTACCAAAAGTTTTCAGCGCTTATCAAACCATGCTTAGCAAAATTCGATCAGGTATTAGCACAAAGTGAAGCCAATAAAGAGCGATTAATCGCCTTGGGGGCAAGGCAAGCGCACTGTCATAACATTGGCAATCTTAAATATGACATCAGTGAAGGCAGTGACACTAAGGTTAAGTACCAAACACTAAGCCCAATGTTTCCGCAGGCTCGCCCTGTATGGCTGCTTGCCAGCAGTCATGAAGGTGATGAACAGCTAGTTTTAGATGCTTATCGAAAAGCTCGTGAAGCACATAGCGAACTGTTACTGGTGATTGTTCCGCGTCACCCAGAGCGCTTTGATAAAGTTGCTCAGTTACTTGCCCAAGAAGGCTTTAGCTATCAGCGACGCAGTAATGCTCAGCCCATAATGTCAGAAACGCAAGTTTGGTTGATGGACTCGTTAGGTGAGCTATTAGCAGCTTATCAACTTGCAAATATCGTGACCATCGGCGGGACGTTTTCAACGATTGGCGGCCACAACCCGCTTGAGCCTGCGCTTTATCAAAAGCCAACAATTGTGGGTTCAGACATGGCTAATTTTGCAGAAGTACATCAACAGTTAGTGCAGCAAAACGGCATTATCACGCTAGCGCATCAGGACAACAAACAACAACTCGCTCTGCAATTAAGTCAGCAAGTTAGGCAACTTCTGGTAAACAACACACAAGCGCAAACGTTGGGGAGTAACGCTTATCAAGTGGTGAAAGCCAACCAAGGATGTAGCGAGCGAACCCTAGCGGCACTAAAAACGGAACTGAGCTAA
- the glpE gene encoding thiosulfate sulfurtransferase GlpE: MQQASNFTHLSANQLAEQLGEDHYVVLDIRDANTFNQGRIPGAIHLTNENLADFMREADFDKPTVVCCYHGISSQPAADFLHNQDFTDVYSLDGGFVQWQQLYPEHIEI; this comes from the coding sequence ATGCAGCAAGCAAGTAACTTTACGCATTTATCGGCCAACCAATTGGCGGAGCAGCTTGGCGAAGATCATTATGTGGTACTTGATATTCGAGATGCGAACACGTTTAACCAAGGGCGTATTCCTGGTGCAATTCATTTAACCAATGAAAACCTAGCCGACTTTATGCGCGAGGCTGACTTTGATAAACCCACAGTCGTTTGTTGTTACCACGGGATTTCTAGCCAACCAGCAGCGGATTTTTTACATAACCAAGACTTTACCGATGTCTATTCGCTTGATGGCGGTTTTGTTCAGTGGCAGCAACTTTACCCAGAACACATTGAAATATAA
- the glpG gene encoding rhomboid family intramembrane serine protease GlpG, whose protein sequence is MDSLPLQPLVKVDQQAIGQLFVDYLRSLEIPAKLVEQDHAHWICVAANQVEQAKQLFNEFALQPYHPKYQQAAQQHNGAQTSMPSHAFSGVKQQFFAQAGPFTLIVFGACWLVYILANLGLGRDLFSSLSFYSQLDAQRLVTEPWRLIGPAFLHFSLLHIAFNTLWWWQLGGAIERIFGRWQIVNLFLLSAIASNVGQFIVSGPNFGGLSGVVYAVVGFAWFAGWLMPERGIGLSKSIVGFLLIWLLLGFVDVLPINMANTAHLVGLVVGCAMAWVIAKQQKSS, encoded by the coding sequence ATGGATAGTTTGCCGTTGCAACCGCTTGTTAAAGTAGATCAACAAGCTATTGGCCAATTGTTTGTCGATTATCTCAGAAGCCTAGAAATACCCGCTAAGCTTGTTGAACAAGATCATGCGCATTGGATATGCGTTGCCGCTAATCAAGTTGAGCAAGCGAAGCAACTATTCAATGAGTTTGCCCTGCAGCCGTATCACCCTAAATATCAGCAAGCTGCTCAGCAGCATAATGGGGCTCAGACATCGATGCCTAGCCATGCGTTTTCAGGTGTAAAGCAGCAATTCTTTGCGCAAGCTGGCCCGTTCACTTTGATTGTATTTGGTGCCTGCTGGCTAGTGTATATACTGGCGAATTTAGGCTTAGGGCGAGACCTTTTTTCCAGTTTATCGTTTTACAGTCAGCTTGATGCTCAAAGATTAGTGACTGAGCCATGGCGGCTTATTGGCCCAGCATTTCTGCACTTCTCGTTACTGCATATTGCTTTTAATACGCTGTGGTGGTGGCAATTAGGCGGCGCGATTGAGCGTATTTTTGGTCGTTGGCAAATCGTGAACTTATTTCTGTTATCGGCGATTGCCTCTAATGTCGGCCAATTTATAGTCTCTGGCCCAAATTTTGGTGGCCTATCAGGTGTTGTTTATGCGGTGGTTGGTTTCGCTTGGTTTGCTGGCTGGTTAATGCCAGAGCGTGGTATTGGCTTATCAAAGTCTATAGTTGGCTTTTTACTGATCTGGCTGCTGTTAGGTTTTGTCGATGTGTTACCGATTAATATGGCAAACACAGCACACTTAGTCGGTTTAGTTGTTGGTTGCGCGATGGCTTGGGTGATTGCTAAACAGCAAAAATCAAGCTAG